A single region of the Pontibacter kalidii genome encodes:
- a CDS encoding glucoamylase family protein — protein sequence MRSILLAILTLLSATNLLAQETPYTRVFFDNSLMGKDHFYTSASYTSPSWVKNSRGKLPVSEEVYVTPGNALELKYNSAKGGHWQAQVLYHPIRGMDFFRPQEKLVFRLFVKSNTAATELPAVAIGKREAKELSQFLPLQNFLPTCKTGAWLTVEVPLSSFKGLSYSDTKELDVVAFQQQAADGKWHELYLDQMEMLPLQAGESIKAAPKLLSAKGYEKHIDLTWEKIEDPAVRYVQVYRSTDNKNFKPVAVQIPSISRYADYVDTVGQTFYYKISLLDDRYQETGLSESMSATTRPMTDEELLTMVQEANFRYYWEGAEPNSGLALENIPGRRTMVASGASGFGVMALLVGIERGWITREQGVERFLQILRYLNKAEKFHGAFSHFISGETGKAEPFFGPRDNGGDLVETAFLVQGLLAAREYFTANTPQEKEIRNTITTIWRGVEWDWYRKKPESDFLTWHWSPDQAWVLNHQLIGWNETMIVYLLGIASPTHSIPASMYYSGWASQSEKALQYRAAWGQTKEGMMYTNGNTYFGIPLPVGVSNGGPLFFIHYSYMAADPHKLIDRYTNYFENNRNIALINYRYCTENPENHQGYSENSWGLTASDGPWDYSANEPVPHADTGKMTPTGALASFPYTPEESMRALKHFYRVYGHFLWGSYGFRDAFNLDENWVSPLYMGLNQAPITVMIENHRSGLIWNLFMKNKEIQQALKKIEKTR from the coding sequence AACTGCCTGTGAGCGAGGAAGTATACGTTACCCCCGGCAATGCGCTCGAGCTGAAGTATAATTCCGCGAAAGGCGGGCATTGGCAGGCGCAGGTGCTTTACCACCCCATCCGGGGCATGGACTTTTTCCGGCCACAGGAGAAGCTGGTCTTCCGGCTATTCGTTAAATCCAACACGGCGGCGACAGAACTTCCGGCAGTGGCCATTGGCAAACGGGAGGCAAAGGAACTCTCCCAGTTCCTGCCGCTGCAAAACTTCCTCCCTACCTGTAAAACCGGTGCCTGGCTGACGGTGGAGGTGCCCCTGAGCAGCTTCAAAGGCCTGAGTTACAGCGATACGAAGGAGTTGGATGTGGTGGCCTTTCAGCAGCAGGCAGCGGATGGAAAGTGGCACGAGCTGTACCTGGATCAGATGGAAATGCTGCCCCTGCAAGCTGGAGAAAGTATAAAAGCCGCTCCTAAACTGCTAAGCGCCAAAGGTTATGAGAAGCACATCGACCTGACCTGGGAAAAGATCGAGGATCCTGCCGTGCGTTACGTGCAGGTATACCGCTCCACAGATAACAAGAACTTCAAGCCGGTGGCGGTACAAATCCCCTCCATCAGCCGCTATGCCGATTACGTGGACACCGTGGGGCAGACGTTCTACTATAAAATCAGCCTGCTGGATGATCGATACCAGGAAACAGGGCTTTCTGAAAGTATGAGTGCCACCACCCGGCCCATGACGGACGAGGAGTTGCTGACGATGGTGCAGGAGGCGAACTTTCGTTACTATTGGGAGGGAGCGGAACCCAACAGCGGGCTGGCACTGGAGAATATTCCGGGCCGCAGGACGATGGTGGCCTCCGGGGCCTCCGGCTTTGGCGTAATGGCCCTGCTGGTGGGCATTGAGCGCGGGTGGATAACGCGGGAGCAGGGCGTGGAGCGCTTTCTGCAGATCTTGCGCTACCTCAACAAGGCCGAGAAATTCCATGGCGCCTTTTCGCATTTTATCAGCGGCGAGACCGGCAAGGCAGAGCCCTTTTTCGGCCCGCGCGACAACGGCGGCGATTTGGTGGAGACGGCTTTCCTGGTGCAGGGGCTGCTGGCGGCGCGGGAGTATTTCACGGCGAACACGCCGCAGGAAAAAGAGATCCGCAATACCATTACCACTATCTGGCGCGGCGTGGAGTGGGACTGGTACCGCAAAAAGCCGGAAAGCGATTTCCTGACCTGGCACTGGTCGCCGGACCAGGCCTGGGTGCTGAACCACCAGCTTATCGGCTGGAATGAGACGATGATCGTGTACCTGCTCGGCATCGCTTCGCCTACGCACAGCATACCGGCCAGCATGTACTACAGCGGCTGGGCCAGCCAGAGCGAGAAAGCGCTGCAATACAGGGCCGCCTGGGGGCAAACCAAAGAGGGAATGATGTACACCAACGGCAACACCTACTTTGGCATCCCGCTGCCCGTGGGGGTGTCTAACGGCGGGCCGCTGTTCTTTATACACTATTCCTATATGGCGGCAGACCCGCACAAGCTCATCGATAGGTATACCAACTACTTCGAAAATAACCGGAACATCGCGCTGATAAATTACCGATATTGTACAGAGAACCCGGAGAACCACCAGGGCTACAGCGAAAATAGCTGGGGCCTGACGGCCTCTGACGGCCCTTGGGACTATTCGGCCAACGAGCCGGTGCCACATGCCGATACCGGGAAGATGACGCCGACCGGGGCGCTGGCCTCCTTTCCGTACACCCCGGAGGAGTCGATGCGCGCGCTGAAGCACTTTTACCGTGTGTATGGCCACTTTCTGTGGGGAAGCTATGGCTTCCGGGACGCCTTTAACCTGGACGAGAACTGGGTTTCGCCGCTGTACATGGGCCTGAACCAGGCTCCCATCACGGTCATGATTGAAAACCACCGCAGCGGCCTGATCTGGAACCTGTTCATGAAAAATAAAGAGATTCAACAAGCCCTTAAAAAAATAGAGAAAACCCGATGA
- a CDS encoding SGNH/GDSL hydrolase family protein, with translation MRKIYTYFALLFILLALPNAQAQQSNPPFWKEIQAFKQQDSQQMPPQDAILFVGSSSIKLWKNLQEMFPKHTVINRGFGGSNLLDLKRYLNDIVIPYQPKQIVIYSGENDIAGGSVQAPEVLERFQDVFQGIRQELPQVPVVFVSIKPSPSRIQYKPIIEESNRLIKAYLQTQPKTRYVDVYEPMLQANGKPKPEIFTKDSLHMNQQGYQIWRKKIKSSLIK, from the coding sequence ATGAGAAAAATCTACACGTACTTCGCCCTGCTGTTTATACTTCTGGCCCTTCCAAACGCCCAAGCCCAGCAGAGCAACCCACCCTTTTGGAAAGAGATCCAGGCCTTTAAGCAGCAGGACAGCCAGCAGATGCCGCCCCAAGACGCCATCCTTTTTGTGGGCAGCTCCTCCATCAAACTCTGGAAGAACCTGCAGGAGATGTTTCCGAAGCATACGGTCATCAATCGTGGCTTTGGCGGCTCCAACCTCCTCGACCTGAAGCGTTACCTCAACGATATCGTGATCCCCTACCAGCCCAAACAAATTGTGATCTACTCCGGCGAGAACGACATTGCCGGGGGTAGTGTGCAGGCGCCGGAGGTGCTGGAGCGTTTTCAGGATGTGTTCCAGGGCATCAGGCAGGAGCTGCCGCAGGTGCCGGTGGTGTTTGTGTCGATCAAGCCCAGCCCTTCGCGCATCCAGTATAAACCTATTATTGAGGAATCGAACCGGTTGATAAAGGCCTATCTGCAAACACAACCTAAGACCAGGTATGTGGATGTGTACGAGCCGATGCTGCAGGCGAACGGCAAACCGAAGCCGGAGATTTTCACAAAAGACAGCCTGCACATGAACCAGCAGGGCTACCAGATCTGGAGGAAGAAGATAAAATCAAGCTTGATTAAATAA
- the bglX gene encoding beta-glucosidase BglX, which yields MKRIIRTALVMSIGLMSTQCNTAQQPTTAQQTQTVEQTTPTAVASNTADPRMRQFVDSLLSQMTLEEKIGQLNLVSVGFDVTGPVVSENVDENIRKGNVGGVFNTYTPVAARKLQEFAVNNTRLKIPLLFGYDVIHGHRTIFPIPLGLSASWDMEAVERSARIAADEASADGLNWVFSPMVDIARDPRWGRVAEGAGEDPYLGSQIAKAMVHGYQGDDLTKENTVMATVKHFALYGASEAGRDYNTVDMSLNRMFNEYMPPYKAAIDAGAGSVMTSFNDINGVPATGNRWLMTELLREQWGFDGFVVTDYTAINEMIAHGVGDEAKVAELALEAGVDMDMVGEVFLKHLKQAVAAGNVTEEDINTAARRILEAKYKLGLFEDPYRYADEQRAKNTIMKPEYREAARDIARKSMVLLKNSKQTLPLKKSGTIALIGPLANNQRDLIGNWSGAGDWKQAVSVEQGIRNVAGNGIKINYAKGANITDDEQMIKRLNAHGGELQLDNRTSEQLIAEAVKVAQKSDVIVAVVGESQGMSGEAASRADIGLPGKQQELLMALKKTGKPLVVVLMNGRPLTLTWEDQNADAMLETWFAGTEAGNAIADVLFGNYNPSGKLTATFPQVVGQIPLYYAHRNTGRPFNGDLLNKYTTRYMDVTNEPLYPFGYGLSYTTFNYSKPQLSKTSISPSENLEVTVQVQNTGNYDGEEVVQLYIQDVVASITRPVKELKGFQKINLKKGESRTVTFTITPDDLKFYNNDLEHVLEPGEFKVFVGTNSRDVQEASFTVTP from the coding sequence ATGAAACGAATCATACGCACAGCCTTGGTGATGTCTATCGGGTTGATGAGCACGCAGTGTAATACAGCCCAGCAGCCTACTACGGCCCAGCAAACCCAAACCGTGGAACAGACCACGCCAACAGCTGTGGCAAGCAACACAGCAGACCCACGCATGCGCCAGTTTGTGGACAGCCTCCTGAGCCAGATGACGCTGGAGGAGAAGATCGGGCAGCTGAACCTGGTGTCGGTGGGCTTCGATGTGACGGGGCCGGTGGTGAGCGAGAACGTGGACGAAAACATCCGCAAGGGTAACGTAGGCGGCGTATTCAATACCTATACCCCGGTGGCTGCCCGAAAGCTGCAGGAGTTTGCCGTCAACAACACGCGCCTCAAAATTCCGCTGTTGTTCGGGTATGACGTGATCCACGGGCACCGCACCATTTTCCCGATTCCGCTGGGCCTCTCGGCGAGCTGGGACATGGAGGCTGTGGAGCGCAGTGCCCGCATCGCCGCCGACGAGGCCTCTGCCGATGGCCTCAACTGGGTGTTCTCGCCGATGGTGGACATTGCCCGCGACCCACGCTGGGGCCGTGTAGCGGAAGGCGCCGGGGAAGATCCCTACTTGGGTTCTCAGATTGCCAAGGCGATGGTGCATGGCTACCAGGGCGATGACCTGACAAAGGAAAACACCGTAATGGCCACCGTGAAGCACTTCGCGTTGTACGGGGCCTCCGAGGCTGGCCGCGATTACAATACCGTGGATATGAGCCTTAACCGCATGTTCAACGAGTACATGCCGCCTTACAAGGCAGCTATCGACGCGGGTGCAGGCAGTGTGATGACCTCTTTTAACGACATCAACGGCGTGCCAGCTACCGGCAACCGCTGGCTGATGACCGAGCTGCTGCGCGAGCAGTGGGGCTTCGATGGCTTTGTAGTGACGGACTATACTGCCATCAATGAGATGATTGCGCACGGCGTGGGCGATGAGGCCAAAGTGGCCGAGCTGGCCCTGGAGGCGGGTGTGGACATGGACATGGTAGGCGAAGTGTTCCTCAAGCACCTGAAGCAGGCCGTAGCAGCAGGCAACGTGACCGAGGAGGACATCAATACAGCGGCGCGGCGTATCCTGGAGGCAAAGTATAAACTGGGCCTGTTTGAGGACCCTTACCGTTATGCGGATGAGCAGCGCGCCAAAAACACGATCATGAAGCCGGAGTACCGCGAGGCAGCCCGGGACATTGCCCGCAAAAGCATGGTGCTCCTGAAAAACAGCAAGCAGACGCTACCACTCAAGAAGTCTGGTACGATCGCGCTCATCGGCCCGCTGGCTAACAACCAGCGCGATTTAATCGGTAACTGGAGCGGCGCCGGCGATTGGAAGCAGGCCGTGTCGGTGGAGCAGGGCATCCGCAATGTGGCCGGCAACGGCATCAAGATCAACTATGCCAAAGGCGCCAACATTACCGACGATGAGCAGATGATCAAGCGCCTGAATGCCCACGGCGGCGAGCTGCAGCTCGACAACCGCACCTCCGAGCAGCTGATTGCCGAGGCCGTGAAAGTGGCGCAGAAATCGGATGTGATCGTGGCCGTGGTAGGGGAGTCGCAGGGCATGAGCGGGGAGGCCGCCAGCCGCGCCGACATTGGCCTGCCCGGCAAGCAGCAGGAGCTGCTGATGGCGCTGAAGAAAACCGGCAAGCCGCTGGTAGTGGTGCTGATGAACGGCCGTCCGCTAACCCTGACCTGGGAAGACCAGAATGCGGATGCTATGTTGGAGACCTGGTTTGCCGGCACTGAGGCCGGGAACGCCATTGCCGATGTGCTGTTCGGTAACTACAACCCGTCGGGTAAGCTAACCGCTACCTTCCCGCAGGTAGTGGGCCAGATTCCGCTGTACTACGCACACAGAAACACGGGCCGCCCCTTCAACGGAGACCTGCTCAACAAGTACACCACCCGTTACATGGACGTGACCAACGAGCCGCTGTACCCCTTCGGCTACGGCTTGAGCTACACTACCTTCAACTACTCCAAACCGCAGTTGAGCAAAACCAGCATCAGCCCCAGCGAGAACCTGGAGGTAACCGTGCAGGTGCAGAACACCGGCAACTACGATGGCGAGGAAGTGGTGCAGCTCTATATCCAGGATGTGGTGGCCAGCATCACGCGCCCGGTAAAAGAGCTAAAAGGCTTCCAGAAGATCAACCTGAAGAAAGGCGAGAGCCGGACCGTGACCTTCACCATCACCCCGGACGATCTGAAGTTCTACAACAACGACCTGGAGCACGTGCTGGAGCCAGGAGAATTCAAGGTATTTGTTGGCACCAACTCCCGCGACGTGCAGGAGGCCAGCTTTACCGTGACACCATAA
- a CDS encoding sulfatase family protein has protein sequence MMNLYLHRKWLASILALLLWLPAAQAQKKKQAKPMNVIFILSDDHRYDFMGFMNKVPELETPHMDRLAKEGAHLQNAFVTTSLCSPSRASILTGQYAHTHEIVDNSAPLPEGLVFFPQYLQQQGYQTGFFGKWHMGNTDDEPQPGFNKWVSFKGQGVYYSPTFNIDGQEVKQPEDSYTTDLLTDYTLEWLKKRDKSKPFFAYLSHKGVHAEFMPAKRHEGKYKDIEIVSPPSMYLTATDSSKRYGKVQEPQGPVNVRDIPKWVKAQRNSWHGVDGMYDGEIKFDDFYRQYLETLLSVDESIGRVLDWLKKEGLDKNTLVIYMGDNGFQFGELGLIDKRDMYEASIRVPLLARAPGLIKPGTKVEQMVLNVDIAPTIMELAGLEKPAQMQGNSFLPLLQGQKVPWRDKIFYEYYWEWAFPQTPTIFGIRTDRYKYIYNHGVWDINELYDIQQDPGEMNNLIRDPEYAKLAGELKAEMWNWLEATNGLQIPLKNVPYKRIDLPYKGTY, from the coding sequence ATGATGAACTTATACCTGCACAGAAAGTGGCTGGCAAGTATACTGGCGCTGCTGCTGTGGCTACCTGCGGCACAGGCCCAGAAAAAGAAGCAGGCCAAGCCCATGAACGTCATCTTTATACTTAGTGACGACCACCGCTACGATTTCATGGGTTTTATGAACAAAGTGCCGGAGCTGGAAACACCCCACATGGACCGGCTGGCCAAAGAGGGCGCGCATCTGCAGAACGCCTTTGTCACTACCTCACTTTGCTCGCCCAGTCGCGCCTCCATCCTGACCGGCCAGTACGCCCATACCCACGAGATAGTCGATAACAGCGCGCCGCTCCCCGAAGGACTGGTCTTCTTTCCGCAGTACCTGCAGCAGCAGGGCTACCAGACCGGCTTTTTCGGCAAGTGGCACATGGGCAACACCGACGATGAGCCGCAGCCGGGCTTTAACAAGTGGGTGAGCTTTAAGGGGCAGGGCGTCTACTACAGCCCTACTTTTAACATAGATGGCCAGGAGGTGAAGCAGCCGGAAGATAGCTATACGACCGACCTGCTTACTGATTACACGTTGGAGTGGCTGAAAAAGCGTGATAAGAGCAAGCCTTTTTTCGCCTACCTCTCGCACAAGGGTGTGCACGCCGAGTTCATGCCGGCTAAGCGCCATGAGGGTAAGTATAAAGACATTGAGATCGTGAGCCCGCCTTCCATGTACCTCACCGCCACCGACTCCAGTAAGCGCTACGGCAAGGTGCAGGAGCCGCAGGGGCCGGTAAACGTGCGCGACATCCCCAAGTGGGTGAAGGCGCAGCGCAACAGCTGGCACGGCGTGGATGGCATGTATGACGGCGAGATAAAGTTCGACGACTTTTACCGCCAATACCTGGAGACCCTGCTGAGCGTGGACGAAAGCATTGGCCGTGTGCTGGACTGGCTGAAGAAGGAGGGGCTGGATAAGAACACGCTCGTCATCTACATGGGCGACAACGGCTTTCAGTTCGGGGAGCTGGGCCTGATCGACAAGCGCGACATGTATGAGGCCTCTATCCGGGTGCCTTTGCTGGCGCGCGCGCCCGGCCTGATAAAACCCGGCACCAAGGTGGAGCAGATGGTGCTCAACGTGGATATCGCTCCCACCATTATGGAACTGGCAGGCCTGGAGAAGCCGGCGCAGATGCAGGGCAACTCGTTTCTGCCGCTGCTGCAGGGCCAGAAAGTGCCGTGGCGCGACAAGATCTTCTATGAGTATTATTGGGAGTGGGCTTTTCCGCAAACACCCACTATTTTCGGCATCCGCACCGATAGGTATAAGTACATCTACAACCACGGCGTCTGGGACATCAACGAACTCTACGACATACAGCAGGATCCGGGGGAGATGAACAACCTGATCCGCGACCCGGAATACGCGAAGCTTGCCGGCGAGCTGAAGGCGGAGATGTGGAACTGGCTGGAAGCGACTAACGGGCTCCAGATCCCGCTCAAGAACGTGCCCTACAAGCGCATCGACTTACCATACAAAGGAACTTACTAA
- a CDS encoding family 43 glycosylhydrolase: MKYNRRNIKSMKTGARRKALLAGLVGWMLSFYTLAQGQHTYCNPINIDYTYSVVHASRGVSFRSGADPAVVPFRGEYYMLVTRSQGYWHSKDLRSWQFIRPQSWYFESSNAPGAWPMGDSVLLALGNPASAQSVIYTDNPKVGTWRGVPSVLPLTLHDPALFVDDDGKVYLYHESSNTQPLQGLELNPGHYFLPAGENKKLISLDPKQHGWERFGENHTDTATAGYLEGAWMTKYKDTYYLQYAAPGTEWNVYADGVYTSEAPLGPFTYQEYSPFSYKPGGFIRGAGHGSTVQDPWGKWWHYGTMLIGVNFNFERRIGQFPAGFDKAGQLYANTAYGDYPHYLPSPDNKDRQSLFTGWMLLSYNKPVKASSAQENYTPEHVVDESIKSFWVAQTNKPGEWLEVDLEQVSEVRAVQLNYHDHKSNIFGKPDTLYHQYLLEYSLDGKNWKVLVDKRVIRQDVPNDYVELPQPQKARYIRFTNHHVPTPHLAISGLRVFGKGAGKKPGVPARFSVSRGADRRQAKLAWQPVKGAQGYHLYYGIAPDKLYNSVLIYQDTAYELNALNVNPAYYFQVEAFNENGISKRTKVVKVE; the protein is encoded by the coding sequence ATGAAGTATAACCGCAGGAATATCAAAAGTATGAAAACCGGGGCACGGCGGAAGGCTCTTCTGGCGGGGCTGGTGGGTTGGATGCTGTCTTTTTATACTTTGGCGCAGGGGCAGCACACCTACTGCAACCCCATCAACATAGACTATACTTACAGCGTGGTGCATGCCAGCCGGGGCGTATCCTTTCGCTCGGGTGCCGACCCTGCCGTGGTGCCGTTCCGGGGCGAATATTATATGCTCGTGACACGTTCCCAAGGCTACTGGCACTCCAAAGACCTGCGCAGCTGGCAGTTTATCAGGCCGCAGAGCTGGTATTTTGAGTCCTCCAATGCGCCTGGGGCCTGGCCTATGGGCGACTCCGTCCTGCTGGCACTGGGGAATCCGGCATCGGCGCAGTCTGTTATCTATACCGATAACCCTAAGGTAGGCACCTGGCGGGGAGTGCCGTCTGTGCTGCCGCTGACGCTGCACGACCCGGCGCTTTTTGTGGATGACGATGGCAAAGTATACCTCTACCATGAGTCCTCCAACACGCAGCCGCTGCAGGGGCTAGAGCTAAACCCAGGGCACTACTTTCTTCCTGCCGGCGAAAACAAAAAACTCATCAGCCTTGACCCCAAGCAGCACGGCTGGGAGCGCTTTGGGGAGAACCACACCGACACCGCGACAGCCGGTTACCTGGAGGGTGCCTGGATGACTAAGTATAAGGACACTTATTACCTGCAGTATGCCGCGCCCGGTACGGAATGGAATGTCTATGCAGATGGGGTGTATACTTCAGAGGCGCCGCTTGGCCCTTTCACCTATCAGGAGTACAGCCCCTTCTCCTACAAGCCCGGCGGCTTTATCAGGGGAGCGGGCCATGGCAGCACCGTGCAGGACCCCTGGGGCAAGTGGTGGCACTATGGAACGATGTTGATCGGCGTTAACTTTAACTTTGAGCGCCGCATCGGGCAGTTCCCGGCAGGGTTTGACAAAGCTGGGCAGCTCTATGCAAACACCGCTTACGGGGACTATCCGCACTATTTGCCCTCTCCGGATAACAAGGACCGCCAGAGCCTCTTCACCGGCTGGATGCTGCTATCCTACAACAAGCCGGTGAAGGCTTCTTCTGCACAGGAAAACTATACTCCTGAGCATGTGGTGGACGAAAGCATCAAAAGCTTTTGGGTGGCGCAGACCAACAAGCCCGGCGAGTGGCTGGAGGTAGACCTGGAGCAGGTGAGCGAGGTGAGGGCGGTGCAGCTCAATTACCACGACCACAAGTCCAACATCTTCGGAAAACCAGACACGCTCTACCACCAGTACCTGCTGGAATACTCGCTGGACGGGAAGAACTGGAAGGTACTGGTAGATAAAAGGGTGATCCGGCAGGATGTGCCAAATGATTACGTAGAGCTGCCGCAGCCGCAGAAAGCCCGCTACATCAGGTTCACCAATCACCATGTGCCCACGCCCCACCTGGCCATCTCGGGGCTGCGGGTTTTCGGGAAAGGCGCGGGTAAAAAGCCTGGCGTACCGGCACGATTCAGCGTAAGCAGGGGCGCAGACAGGCGACAGGCAAAACTGGCATGGCAGCCAGTAAAGGGAGCGCAGGGCTACCACCTCTACTATGGCATTGCGCCCGATAAACTCTACAACTCGGTGTTGATCTATCAGGACACCGCGTATGAGCTGAATGCGCTGAACGTAAACCCCGCCTACTACTTTCAGGTAGAGGCCTTTAATGAAAACGGAATCAGTAAACGAACCAAGGTGGTGAAAGTAGAGTAG
- a CDS encoding carboxylesterase family protein, giving the protein MKYKNLDMTKYTQLLLALLPLLLASITTQAQGELDAYQRKVYVQGNDTLPYRILYPKNFNPKQKYPLVLVLHGAGERGNNNESQLVYGAKRFLEEQEQYPAIVVFPQCPRDSYWSNVNILPNAQGQRTFNFQAGGEPTPAMAALMGLLKELRKSGNVDKDRVYLGGLSMGGMGTFELLRRQPRTFAAAFPICGGGAPEAARKYARKVESIWVFHGEDDGVVPVEHSRVMAGAIKRAGGNVKLTVYPGVNHNSWDYAFKEPELLQWLFSQEK; this is encoded by the coding sequence ATGAAGTATAAGAACCTCGATATGACAAAGTATACACAACTTTTGCTGGCTCTGCTGCCCTTGCTGCTAGCAAGTATAACCACGCAGGCGCAGGGCGAGCTGGACGCATACCAGCGTAAAGTGTATGTGCAGGGCAACGACACGCTGCCTTACCGTATCCTTTACCCGAAGAACTTTAACCCTAAGCAAAAGTACCCGCTGGTGCTGGTGCTGCACGGGGCCGGCGAGCGCGGTAACAACAATGAGTCACAACTGGTGTATGGAGCCAAGCGCTTTCTGGAGGAGCAGGAGCAGTACCCGGCCATTGTCGTTTTTCCGCAGTGCCCCCGGGATAGCTACTGGTCTAACGTGAACATCCTGCCTAATGCGCAGGGCCAGCGTACCTTTAACTTTCAGGCGGGCGGGGAGCCCACCCCTGCCATGGCGGCGCTGATGGGGCTGCTGAAAGAGCTGCGTAAAAGCGGAAACGTAGACAAAGACCGGGTGTACCTCGGTGGTCTTTCCATGGGGGGCATGGGCACCTTCGAGTTGCTGCGCCGCCAGCCCCGCACTTTTGCAGCAGCCTTCCCGATTTGTGGGGGAGGAGCCCCGGAAGCCGCCCGCAAGTATGCCAGGAAGGTGGAAAGCATCTGGGTTTTCCATGGTGAGGACGACGGTGTTGTGCCGGTGGAGCATTCCAGGGTGATGGCCGGGGCCATAAAGCGAGCCGGTGGCAACGTGAAGCTGACCGTGTATCCGGGCGTGAACCACAACAGCTGGGACTATGCCTTTAAAGAGCCGGAGCTGCTGCAGTGGCTGTTCTCCCAAGAGAAATAA
- a CDS encoding YczE/YyaS/YitT family protein, which produces MALSVKSDTLRNWVIRYTFFFLGLILFGLGIAIAVKVRHLGLHPWDVLNVALSDKFGWSIGTWSVIVGMVVIFSSLLVSRKYINIGTFLNALLIGPFMDFFLWLDFLPEATYTWFDYVWLLFAILIIGTAGGLYVAGGIGAGPRDGFMLTIADRTSLSVSKARIIVESIVLVVGFLLGGPIHVVTFLYTLILSPVFQVSMGVFVKLREALSEEKPQEVKV; this is translated from the coding sequence ATGGCTTTGTCTGTAAAATCCGATACCCTGCGCAACTGGGTCATTCGCTATACTTTCTTTTTTCTGGGGCTGATTTTATTCGGCCTCGGTATTGCCATTGCCGTAAAGGTACGGCACCTGGGCCTGCACCCCTGGGATGTACTGAACGTTGCCCTCTCGGATAAGTTCGGCTGGAGCATCGGCACCTGGAGTGTGATCGTGGGCATGGTGGTCATATTTTCCTCGCTGTTGGTCAGCAGGAAGTATATCAACATCGGCACGTTTCTGAACGCGCTGCTCATTGGCCCCTTCATGGACTTTTTCCTTTGGCTCGATTTTCTGCCGGAGGCAACCTATACATGGTTTGATTATGTGTGGCTGTTGTTCGCGATCCTGATCATCGGCACAGCAGGAGGCTTGTATGTGGCGGGCGGCATCGGCGCCGGCCCCCGCGACGGCTTCATGCTAACCATTGCGGACCGGACCAGCCTGTCAGTAAGCAAGGCCCGGATAATTGTAGAAAGCATTGTGTTGGTGGTGGGTTTCTTGCTGGGCGGGCCGATTCACGTGGTCACGTTCCTGTACACACTCATCCTCAGCCCGGTCTTCCAGGTATCCATGGGTGTGTTTGTAAAGCTGCGGGAGGCGCTAAGTGAGGAGAAGCCGCAAGAAGTGAAAGTATAG